From the genome of Halobacteriovoraceae bacterium:
TAACAGAAAAACTCCTAAGACTGGCCCATTTGCAAGAGAGCCAATTTTATTAATTGAGACAATCACTGAATCTGAAATGTCTCCAACAAAAAAGGCAAATACCGTACAAACACTTCCCCAAAAAATAGTTAAAATTTTTGACATGAGAAGTTCTTGTTTGTCATTGAATTCTTTATTCAGATAACTTCTAAATATATCTTGCATGGATGTTGCACTTAGAGAATTGATTGCAGAATCCAATGATGACATTGCAGCTGAAAAAAGACCTACAATAACCAGACCGGCCAGACCTTTGGGAAAGTAATTTAATACAAAAACAGGAACAGAGAGATCATAATTGGGGTTTTGGTCTTTAAGGGGTAATAATTTTATAAAGTCAGGGTTTTTAACAACGTATGCTCCAATACAAACACCTAAAAAACAGTAAGTAAGAACAAGGGGAAAGCGGAGAATTCCATTTAAAAACAAAGAGGTATTTGTATCATCTACATTTTTAGTTGAGAGTTCTCTTTGGACTTGTGATTGATCACATCCGTAGTAAGAAATGTATAGGAAAAATCCACCAATTAGCATGGGAAAAAAAGAATATTCATCTCCATTGAAACCATGTGAGCCGAAATTAAATGATTTTAATCTCTGAGAATCAAACAGAAGTAATGTTTCATCAAAACCTCCAAGCATACTGACAATAGTCAAAATTGCAGAAATAATTGCAATATAGAGAATAATCATCTGTATAACATCAGAAACGATAACTGCTCTCATTCCACCAATTGAGTCATATATAATCGTCACAACTCCAAGTAGGAGTGCTGCGGTTAAAAAACTTACTCCCATACAGTAAGACAAGACAAGTGATATTCCATAGACTGTAACGCCTGTGGAAACCGCTCTGGCCACCTGAAATATCAATGATAGTGCAAGTCTAGTTTGCTTATCAAAGCGTTTTTCGAGGTAAGCATATACTGAGATAATATTTAATTTTCTATATAGTGGTAATAAAAAAACCATTAAAAAAATCATGGCCAGGGGAACGGCCAATTCATACTGTAGCCAGATGAGTCCACCACCAATTGAGAAAGCGACAAAAGCAGGTGCACCCAAAATTGAAGTTGTTGAACATTGAGTGGCCATTGTTGATATGGCCACAGAGATAGCACCATTTTTGTTTCCGCCTAAATAATAATCTTCTTTATTTGACTGTCCACGAGATAGATATATACTTAGACCTATCATTGAGAATAAATAGATAAAAACAATCACCCAATCGATTAAAAGAAGTTGCATGACTACACCCCTAACGGCCAGTAATCTAACAAAATCCATTTTGGATTTACTCAAACCTGATTTGAAACTTAACGAAATAATCAAAAACGTTGAAGGCAAACTTATAATTGCTGGCCATGAATGTCCAGAAAATAGTCCTTTGTTTCTGGTTGGATTAGGAAAAGCAGCATCTGTTGAAGTAGAAGCTGCTTTAAGTATAATAGAGCGTAAAATTCCAGACAGAGAAATTAAAAAATGTATAGCATATACTAAGCTTGGCCACAGTGTACAAAATAGCAGGATTCTACAATGGGAGGGCGATCATCCTTTGATAAGTCTGCGAAATCTTCAAAATACTAAAGAATTTAGACAAGAGTTAACAAATATTGGGACAGAAGATACATTAATTTTTTTTCTCTCTGGAGGATCTTCTGCTTTGCTAGAAGATCCCATTGATGATCTTAGTTTTGAAAAATTGAAATTTATTCATAATCAGTTATTAGAGAGCGGTTTAGGCATTAACTCAATGAATCAGATCCGCAAAGGACTCTCAGATGTGAAAAATGGTGGCCTGTTAAAAGATATTAAGACTAAGCATATCTACTTATTGATTAATAGTGATGTACCAAATGATGATCCTTCAATTGTGGGTTCATCTCCCATCTTATATGAAAAATTGGATCTTAAAAAAATCAATACATATCTTCAAAAGTATAAATTAAATGTTCGTGAATCAAAAAAAAAAGATGATACAAATGTAAAATTTAGCATTTACCAATCAGCAAATAAGCTCATGAGTGAACTTGCTCAGATTATCAAAAATGAATATGGCCCTGAGGTAGTTTTGGGATCAATATATGATGAACAACTAGAAAACGTAGAAGATCATATTCTCGAAAATATTCCTAGAACTAAGAATACTGTTTTTATTAGTGGAGGAGAAATAACGATTGAACTGCCTAAAAATCATGGGATCGGTGGAAGAAACACACATTTTGTTCTCTCCGTGGCCTGTAGGACATTGGGTGAAAATATTCATATTTATTCGATTGGAACAGATGGCACGGATGGGCCAACAGATATCGCTGGTGCCTATATAAATAATTCAAAACTTTCTGAAGAAAATTATAGCGACATGAAAATATATCTAGAAAATTTTGATTCTTACAATTATTTTATGAAATATGGTGAAATAATACGTACAGGCCCCACGGGTTCTAATGTAATGGATATAAGGATTATTTGGCGTGAATGAATTATCTAAAATACTCAGTGAACTCAACCCCAAATTTACGAGTTTAGTCCCTTATGTAGAAGAGCAAATAAATATTTTGAATAAAACTATAAAATCTTTTACTGGAAATGTATTTTCACAGGATGACTGTCTGTTAATTGCTTATCCTGATCAATTCAATTCTAAACAAAGTAATCCCCTAGAAACCTTAAACTTGTATATTCGCGATGAACTTGAAAGTGAAATAAGTGCTGTTCATATATTACCTTTTCATCCATGGTCAAGTGACGATGGATTTGCTCCCTTAAATTATCATGAAGTTAGTAAAGAATATGGAAATTGGGAAAACTTTGATAATTATTGCGTTCCCATGATGGCCGATTGTGTATTTAATCACCTCTCGTCTGAGAGTGACTATTTTAAAAGAGCAAAAACAGGTGATTTTCGCTATGTTAATATGTTCCATGTTGTAACAGAAAAAGAATTTAATTCACATCATTTCCAAGAGAATATCCAAAAAGTAACTAGACCAAGAACTAGTGATTTATTCACAAGATTTAAGTTGGGAGAGGATTTTTATTATGTTTGGACAACTTTTGGGCCAGATCAAGTAGATACAAATTTAGAAAATCTCGACATGTTCACCTATCTATTAGAGAGTTTATTCAATTATATAAAACATGGAGTCAGATATTTTAGAATTGATGCGGTTCCTTTCTTGTGGAAGGAGATTGGTACAAATTGTTCCCATCACCCCAAAACTCACCTCTTCGTGAAATTTGTGAGGGCCATCTTCGAAAAGATCAATTCTAAACCCATTATTATTACAGAGAGCAATGCGCCCCATCATGAAAATAAAGCTTGCCTAGGAAATGAAGATGATGAGGCCCATCTTGTTTACAATTTTTCACTATCACCACTCATACTCCATGCCTATACATTTCAAAACACACATTATCTTAAAACTTGGGCCAGAAGTACTTTTGATATCTCTGAGGTGGTTAGTTTTTTAAATTTCACTTCTACGCATGATGGTATTGGTTTGCGTGGGATAGAGGGTATTATATCTAATTTTGAGATAGAACAACTCTGCCTATATTGCAAAGATAAAGGTGGACAAGTTAGTTACAAAACGAATTCAAGTGGAATTGATCAACCTTATGAGTTGAATATTTCATGGGCATCCTATTTTTATGATTATGAATTGAGTGAAGAATGTAATTTTAAAAAACTTGTACATTCCCATGCTATAATACTTTTTTTACCAGGAATACCTGCAATGTATATTCATAATTTTTTAGGAACGCTTAACTGGATTGAAGGGGTAAGGGAAAGTGGAATGAAGAGAAGAATTAACCGAAAAAAACTAAATTACCCTGATGATATTACAGATAGAAGTAGGTCTATACAAAGAGAGCTCTTAAAATTTATAAAGATTCGTAAAACTTCAGAAGCTTTCAGTCCTTTTTCTTATTTCAAGATAATTGAGAGTTCTAAAAATATATTTGCATTTGTTAGGGCATCATCGACAGATAAATTTCTGATTATATTAAATGTATCTAAAAACTTTGAATATTTAAATTATAACAAAATTACTTATGAAGTTTGTCCATTTGAACTTGTTATAAAAAAATTACTATTCTTTTGAATAAAAGAAGTATTTCTCACATATTTTTTTATTCTGCAAAAAGATTCTTCTCTTATTGTTTATTTCTTTTTTTAATAGTAATTCAATTTTAGGAGATAACTCTCCATCTCTAAAAAGATGATTAAATCCGAACTCTTTTTTTATAAGATTTTCTGGATGCAATAAGAAATAGGCCTCCACAAATTTTTGTAGTTCAATTAAAGTTATATAATTGTGAACATTTTTCAATATTCCCTTTAATAGATATCTCAACTCGTTTTCATCTTGCGCCATCGAAAAATATTCCTCGATCAGATCTTCATGAACGAAAAGGTAGTGAGAATATTTTCCTACAAAACCTGTGTATTTGATTACTTTTACACGATTTTCTTCAAAAGTATTTCTAATAAGGGCAAATACTTCTGAATAATGTTTAATACTATCAATTCGTCCAATATTTTCTACAAACAACTCTTCAAAAGTACTATCACTTACATCGTGTATAATGAGAAAGATATCTTCAAATATGGGCTTTCGAGATAAATAATTCAATCTATATATGTACTGTAATTTTATTTCTGGGCCGATTTGAAAGTTGTCATTTAGGAAAGTAAATATTTTTTTTAATTCTTCTTTTTTAGTGGTTTTTAAAAACAACAAACTATGTATTGGATCTAAAGGATCGAGTTGATAAAAATGCTCAAAGGGAATTATATTTTTCAAATGATAATCGAGTGTAAATATGGCCAGGCCTGAATATTCTGGAAAGTAATAATATAATTCTAAAAACTCTCTGGTTACCGCAAGTTTTATATCTAATGATCTAAACTTGTTTAAGGCAGCATATTGAATTTCAAAAAGAATTCTCCTTTCACTTCGACCAATTTTAATATTTTTTAAACTTGAGATAACTGGTGATATTTTTTCGCGCAAAATCTTATTCATATCATAAGGTTGACTTACATCAGAAATACTCTGATAAATTTCATTCTTCAAATCGACAAGTTTATTAATTGATTTGCTATCAGCGAAAGCGAAGTCTAAATTTAGAATGAGTATCATAAGTTTAAGAAATAAATGTTTTTGAATTTTGTTCATTTTTTCAAAATATATAATTCTGACTTAAATGAAAATGTAACAGATGCTAAATTGAATTTTTTATCCTCTCAAAAAAATAAAATCTATTCATTTTTTTTGCAAATAATTTTCACAAAGATAATTATGAATACTAAAAACATTCATTTTTTTCTTTGCAATAGTTAAAATGAAACCTTTTTGATAATCATTTAAATAACGGGCAACAGGCATAATCTCAGATTCTAATATATCTACCGAAAAATTATTAGGATCTAGGAGATAGAAAGTATTAATAAAAATCTCAATTTCTTTTTCTTTAAAATGAATCGTTTTATTCTTAAGAGCATTTTCTAATAAAAGAATAAGTTCATAATAGTTCTCGGCCATTGAAAAATACTCTTCTACAAGAAATCCAAAAGCAAATAAAAACACCCCATATCTTCCAGTAAGAGCTGCCATTTTGATTTGCAAATCCCTTTTATTTTGAATTCCAGTTTTTAAATAACTAAACAATTCTGAATATTGAAAAAGATTACTTATTTCGCTGAGACTTTTTTTAAATAGATACTCCAACTGAAATTCATCAATTGATTCATTTAGAGATACAACATCTTCAAATACAGGACTATTTGTTAGAGAAATTAACCGCATAATATATTTGACATAAATAATTTCAGGTAAATCAAAATATTCATCCAATAATAAAAATATTTTTCTTATATAGATCGGTTTATTTGTAGTATGAAACAAAAGTGAATGTAAATGACTAGCTCCATCATCAGTTTCATCATATCTATCGATGTTAAATTGATTCTTAAAATGGTTATTCAAATTTTTTATAGTGAGATCTTTTAATTTTGGATTTGTATTGAACACATCTAAATATATTCTCGCGATCGCTATTTTATGATCAAGAGATGAAAAACGTCTAAAAGATACATTTTGAATTTCAGTCAATATTTCAGATTCTGCTTTATTGAGTGATATTTCATCAAGATGTTCGAATGTTGCATGAAGTTTCTCGAATATTTTTTTGTTAAAATAATAATCGTAAAAAACACCTCGATTTAGAGTGTATACTTCATCTCTAAATTTTTTAAGAGATTTGATTAAATTACCTTCAGCAGAAAAACAACTAAACTGAATAATAAAAAATATTATATATTTTGTCATAAATTTGAATCTATAGTTTAAATATTTGATTGAATATACTTTTTTCTATAACTGAAATATCTACAATATATAAATAACGATTCTTAACTAAACTTATCCATCAGTTTTGCTTCAGTAAGTATTTTGATTTGATCACGTATGTCAGCAGCTTCTTCAAACCGTAGTTCTTTTGCTGCTTCTTTCATTTGTTTTTTTAGTGTGATAATTTTTTCATCAATATTTTCAAGTGAAATTTCTCCACTCAGACCACGTTTTTTATTTTTTGTTTTCTTTGCTCCGCGCAATGTTTCAAGTACACCACCAGAAATCGATTTTTTAATTGTTTGTGGAGTAATTCCATTTTCTGTATTGTATTTTGTCTGTATTTGCCTTCTTCTAGCTGTTTCGTCCATCGCCCTTTGCATGGATTTTGTTTCTTTATATGCGTAGAGAATAACTCTTCCATCTGCATTTCTAGCTGCTCTGCCTATGGTTTGCACCAATGATCTCTCAGATCTCAAAAAACCTTCTTTATCAGCATCTAGTATCGCCACAAGGGAAACTTCTGGTATATCAAGACCTTCTCTTAAAAGGTTTATCCCAACCAAAATATCAAATTCTCCTAAACGTAGATCCCTAATAATTTCAATTCTTTCAAGTGCATCAATATCAGAATGCAAATAACGAATTTTCATACCAGCGGATTTAAAAAATTTAGTCAACTCCTCTGAGAGCTTTTTTGTGAGAGTAGTGATGAGAACGCGTTGGCCTTTTTCAATTGTTTTTTTACATTCTATGAGTACATCCTCCACTTGTGTTGATGCATCTTTAACTTCGATCAATGGATCTAATAATCCTGTGGGACGTATAATTTGTTCTATATATTCGCCATGAGTTTTTTGTAATTCATATTCACCTGGTGTGGCCGAGACATAAAGAACTTGGTCTAGTTTTTTTTCAAATTCCTCAAAATTTAATGGCCTATTGTCAAGTGCACTTGGAAGCCTAAACCCATACTCGACAAGATTCATCTTTCTGGCCCTATCTCCTCGATACATGCCCCCGATTTGTGGTATTGAAATATGAGATTCGTCAATAATCATAAGGAAATCATTCTTGAAAAAATCAATTAAAGTATAAGGTGGCTCACCTTGCCCCTTACCAGTCAGGTGTCTTGAATAATTTTCTATTCCAGAACAAAAACCCATTTCATCGAGCATTTCAAGGTCAAGGAGGGTACGTTGTTCAAGTCTTTGTTTTTCAACCAATTTATCGTTTAATTTAAGAAAATTTAATCTTTCTCTTAATTCTTTTTGAATGGTTTTAATGGCCGCTTTTAACTTTTGCTCACCTACAACATAATGTGATTTAGGATAAATTGTGATTTTACTAAGATCTTGAATTATATTTCCCCTCAGAGGATCCACAATCGAAATCGATTCAACATCGTTATCAAAAAACTCTACCCGGATAATATTAGAATCTTCATGGGCCGGATAAATTTCAACAATATCACCCCTAACTCGAAAACAACCACGTGAAAAGTCGATATCATTTCTTTGATATTGTATACTTATTAGCTCTCTTAAAAACGCAGTTCTATCTAGTACATGCCCTACAAATAAGGTCGTTTTCATCTGTTCATAGTCTTCAGGTGAACCAAGTCCATAAATGCAACTAACAGAGGCAATCACAATGACATCATCTCTTTCGAGCAAACTACGTGTCGCGCTATGCCTAAGCTTATCAATTTCATCATTTACTGAAGAATCTTTTTCTATATATGTATCAGTTCCTGGTACATATGCCTCTGGCTGATAATAATCATAGTACGAGACAAAATATTCTACAGCATTTTTCGGAAAAAATTCTTTAAACTCAGCATAAAGTTGGGCCGCTAGGGTTTTGTTATGCGCGAGAACAAGTGTTTTTTTTCCAAGAGATTTTATAACGTTGGCCATTGTAAACGTTTTTCCTGAACCAGTTACTCCAAGAAGGGTTTGACATTTTTCACCCTTGCTAAAAGCATTAACTAAAGAATCAATGGCCTGCGGCTGATCTCCACATGGAGAGAACTTTGAAACTAATTCAAATTTTTGCTTCATATTGACCTAAAATATTAACTCTAGAATACCTTTTTTAAGTCTGGGTAACATATTAAATGGCCCATACCATGGAGAATTCAAGTACCAAGGTTTTTGTTGGTACTCCTGGTTAAGATTTAGAATTTCATGAGTAAGTCTTTTATAATCTGTATAATATATATTGATCTTATCATCTTTAGGATCGCTTTCAAGATCAAGTGAATATTTCCGAACATTCTCTTTAAGTTCAATTAAATTTTCATAGTGTTCAGCGAGTTTAATATTATAAGAGCGCAATTGATTTATTTTTTCACTGTTACTAAATGTAGATTTTTTAATCTCATCATTTAAATTGTCTGCATGTAAATATAACTCTCCATAGGCCATCAGATAACTTTGATAAAGCCAAGTAAGTTTTCTTATTTTAACTGATTTTTCTGTTTCATCCTCACTCACTTTTGAAATTTGAATATCTTCAAATATTTTTGAATTTTGTTTATCTGAAACCAATTTATCTTTTTGTTTTTTTGCTAAAAACTCCATCTCTTGTGTATTAAGAGGAATAACAGGAGTTGGAACTGTTGGCAGATAGATTGGGGTAATAGGTAAAATTCCAATTGGCTCTTCTGGCCCTAGGATGGGGTCAATTCTATTGTCACACTCATCCTCATTTTCACATACAGGAGGAAATGGAAACCATGAATCTTCATCTGCAGGTCTTTGGGAAAGTTCTGGGTTTTCATAAATAGCTTTTCTTAAACGTTTTTTAACGTCTTCTTTAAATTCATCCTGTGCTTGTTTTTGATTTAAATACGCAACTCTTTCTGTCGCTAGTTTTTGAATTTCTTGTTCGAGCATTTCATTAAATCTCTTTTCATATTCTGGCGATTTCACTCCAAATTCTTTAAGTATTGCACCTAATTCATCATTTTCAACAATTGCATTATTTATTATTTTCTGTGAGCATTTAAAGAAAGCTAGCTCTGTTTGTTTATTTACACATTGCTCACGTTCAACTTCATAAAAACGATAGAATTGATAAGCATAAATAATTGAGTCAACTCCTGTTAATCCCACTCCCATGAACATTGCATAACGTGTCGTTTTAAAAAACCTAATCCCTGCACTGAGATTATTTAGACCAAGTCGATTTTTATCTTTTGTCGTCAGTGCACTATAAAAACGTAAGGCCAATAAGTATTCTTCACGTTTTTTAATATCCATTTTGAGGTATTTCCATTCTGTCTTATTTTCTTCTTTCAAGACTTCATCCATGCTTTTATAGCTTGGTCTAATTCGTCTTAATTTATCAAGAATATTGAATACATTACTAAGAGTAACTTTGGTTTCTTCAGGAATTATAATACTTTTATCTGTCATAATTTTTTCAATTTCTTTGGCCACGATATGTGCATTATCACCAAAGTTTTTTTGAAATCTCAAACTTAATTCATGGAGTAGATCGTAAAGTTTTGGATCTTGAATTTTATCGAGATGAGTCTCCAAAGTAATATAGGCCAGGAGTGATTTATTGAGGAGATGATCCCCTAACATATCAGTCAGTCCATTAATTTCAGT
Proteins encoded in this window:
- a CDS encoding sodium:solute symporter gives rise to the protein MQLLLIDWVIVFIYLFSMIGLSIYLSRGQSNKEDYYLGGNKNGAISVAISTMATQCSTTSILGAPAFVAFSIGGGLIWLQYELAVPLAMIFLMVFLLPLYRKLNIISVYAYLEKRFDKQTRLALSLIFQVARAVSTGVTVYGISLVLSYCMGVSFLTAALLLGVVTIIYDSIGGMRAVIVSDVIQMIILYIAIISAILTIVSMLGGFDETLLLFDSQRLKSFNFGSHGFNGDEYSFFPMLIGGFFLYISYYGCDQSQVQRELSTKNVDDTNTSLFLNGILRFPLVLTYCFLGVCIGAYVVKNPDFIKLLPLKDQNPNYDLSVPVFVLNYFPKGLAGLVIVGLFSAAMSSLDSAINSLSATSMQDIFRSYLNKEFNDKQELLMSKILTIFWGSVCTVFAFFVGDISDSVIVSINKIGSLANGPVLGVFLLGVLTTQTTGRGALGGLVFGLFANAFFWIYLPMISWVWWNVIGCVACFCFGLLIPQNKQNKDLTGLTWMTKGNDLNLKSHKKWKIYYIILVFWFFGILGVIISL
- a CDS encoding DUF4147 domain-containing protein, which encodes MTTPLTASNLTKSILDLLKPDLKLNEIIKNVEGKLIIAGHECPENSPLFLVGLGKAASVEVEAALSIIERKIPDREIKKCIAYTKLGHSVQNSRILQWEGDHPLISLRNLQNTKEFRQELTNIGTEDTLIFFLSGGSSALLEDPIDDLSFEKLKFIHNQLLESGLGINSMNQIRKGLSDVKNGGLLKDIKTKHIYLLINSDVPNDDPSIVGSSPILYEKLDLKKINTYLQKYKLNVRESKKKDDTNVKFSIYQSANKLMSELAQIIKNEYGPEVVLGSIYDEQLENVEDHILENIPRTKNTVFISGGEITIELPKNHGIGGRNTHFVLSVACRTLGENIHIYSIGTDGTDGPTDIAGAYINNSKLSEENYSDMKIYLENFDSYNYFMKYGEIIRTGPTGSNVMDIRIIWRE
- the uvrB gene encoding excinuclease ABC subunit UvrB, giving the protein MKQKFELVSKFSPCGDQPQAIDSLVNAFSKGEKCQTLLGVTGSGKTFTMANVIKSLGKKTLVLAHNKTLAAQLYAEFKEFFPKNAVEYFVSYYDYYQPEAYVPGTDTYIEKDSSVNDEIDKLRHSATRSLLERDDVIVIASVSCIYGLGSPEDYEQMKTTLFVGHVLDRTAFLRELISIQYQRNDIDFSRGCFRVRGDIVEIYPAHEDSNIIRVEFFDNDVESISIVDPLRGNIIQDLSKITIYPKSHYVVGEQKLKAAIKTIQKELRERLNFLKLNDKLVEKQRLEQRTLLDLEMLDEMGFCSGIENYSRHLTGKGQGEPPYTLIDFFKNDFLMIIDESHISIPQIGGMYRGDRARKMNLVEYGFRLPSALDNRPLNFEEFEKKLDQVLYVSATPGEYELQKTHGEYIEQIIRPTGLLDPLIEVKDASTQVEDVLIECKKTIEKGQRVLITTLTKKLSEELTKFFKSAGMKIRYLHSDIDALERIEIIRDLRLGEFDILVGINLLREGLDIPEVSLVAILDADKEGFLRSERSLVQTIGRAARNADGRVILYAYKETKSMQRAMDETARRRQIQTKYNTENGITPQTIKKSISGGVLETLRGAKKTKNKKRGLSGEISLENIDEKIITLKKQMKEAAKELRFEEAADIRDQIKILTEAKLMDKFS